A region of Leptospira bouyouniensis DNA encodes the following proteins:
- a CDS encoding DUF3817 domain-containing protein, which produces MFTLLQSRLGRFRILAFLEGVSFLTILFVTMPLKYLYQNPEPNKIVGLVHGLLFLLYLIELFQVKVELEWKLKKTFLAALASVIPFGTFWAEKYLYLKTVEDDVKNQN; this is translated from the coding sequence ATGTTTACATTGTTACAGTCCAGATTAGGCCGATTTCGCATTTTGGCATTTTTAGAAGGTGTTTCATTTTTAACGATTTTATTTGTGACAATGCCACTCAAGTATCTCTACCAAAATCCGGAACCTAATAAAATTGTAGGACTTGTCCATGGATTATTGTTTCTATTGTATTTGATAGAACTGTTCCAAGTAAAAGTGGAGTTGGAATGGAAACTGAAAAAAACATTCCTTGCTGCCTTAGCTTCCGTGATCCCTTTTGGAACGTTTTGGGCAGAAAAATATTTATACTTAAAAACAGTTGAAGATGATGTAAAAAACCAGAATTAA
- a CDS encoding lipid A deacylase LpxR family protein produces MKTNLFSAILIANLLLVSSVSSQSKPIKKQTQVKAVVETPKEVEKTKPETPDQYQLRLIMENDAFGGFSDQYYTNGSRLEFHMSAGESNPTRKIFSYWNDLFITPNEKTRYLQGFAIGQEFYTPTNITKADVSYGDRPYSSRGYFTNSLTTFTEDTSITTELELGMIGPSVGGKSAQINFHNFIGSPTPQGWDTQIPDSYSAALKTDIRKFYHRFFGTQYNVNLGNIQTDVSFGLIFRFGNVDKTPGPGSSALQPGSPILHEEGNGYWYFYINPGGTLQAYNATIQGQMGTDKAYKSQNRSSSFSNWDSFLNNPTPEVGERELQYRILSEDNGKNTLQRYILFNEFLVNGTNNPYNIGLNYLLFNNIFNGAEEIERTTRLFLLSNLAAQWDQIPDNARALAVYSIFRPEGGKLPPIVRYYSYEVLSQFILDPKQRETLLQLLREEVEYRDEKTYIADLKRAVGFVRAGFVSVSNAGFLFGIHYNYQTIDFQSAKGLPQQHQWIGFQLGKVF; encoded by the coding sequence ATGAAAACTAATTTATTCTCTGCAATACTGATCGCCAATCTTTTGTTAGTTAGCTCTGTTTCGAGCCAAAGTAAACCGATTAAAAAACAAACACAAGTAAAAGCAGTAGTTGAAACACCAAAAGAAGTAGAAAAAACAAAACCAGAAACTCCAGATCAATACCAACTTCGTTTGATTATGGAAAATGATGCTTTTGGTGGTTTTTCAGATCAGTATTACACAAACGGTTCTCGTTTAGAATTTCATATGAGTGCAGGGGAATCAAATCCTACGAGAAAAATATTCAGTTATTGGAATGATTTATTTATTACACCAAATGAAAAAACAAGATACTTGCAAGGATTTGCCATTGGACAAGAATTTTATACTCCAACAAACATAACAAAAGCAGATGTTTCTTATGGAGACAGGCCCTATTCAAGCCGAGGGTATTTTACAAATTCTCTTACTACATTCACAGAAGATACAAGTATCACAACCGAACTTGAATTAGGTATGATTGGACCATCTGTTGGTGGAAAATCAGCACAAATCAATTTTCATAACTTTATTGGATCTCCAACACCGCAAGGTTGGGATACACAAATCCCAGATTCATACTCGGCTGCTTTAAAAACAGACATCAGAAAATTTTATCACCGGTTTTTCGGAACACAATACAATGTAAATCTAGGAAATATCCAAACCGATGTATCCTTTGGACTTATCTTTCGATTTGGAAATGTGGACAAAACACCTGGACCAGGGAGTTCTGCTCTCCAACCAGGGTCACCAATCCTTCATGAAGAAGGAAACGGGTATTGGTATTTTTATATCAATCCAGGTGGAACTTTACAAGCATACAATGCGACGATCCAAGGCCAAATGGGTACCGACAAAGCATATAAATCACAAAACAGAAGTTCGTCGTTTAGCAATTGGGACAGTTTTTTAAACAATCCAACTCCAGAAGTGGGCGAAAGAGAATTACAATATAGAATTTTATCCGAAGATAATGGGAAAAATACATTACAACGATACATTCTCTTCAATGAGTTTTTGGTGAATGGAACAAATAACCCATATAACATTGGATTAAATTATCTGTTGTTTAATAATATTTTTAACGGTGCCGAAGAAATTGAACGCACGACAAGACTTTTTTTATTATCCAATTTAGCAGCGCAATGGGACCAAATTCCTGATAATGCAAGGGCATTGGCTGTTTACTCCATATTCAGACCAGAAGGTGGAAAACTTCCTCCTATTGTACGATATTATTCGTACGAAGTTTTGTCTCAATTTATCTTGGACCCAAAACAAAGAGAGACGTTGTTACAATTGTTACGTGAAGAAGTTGAATACCGAGATGAAAAAACCTATATTGCGGATTTAAAACGTGCTGTAGGTTTTGTTAGGGCAGGTTTCGTTTCTGTATCGAATGCAGGTTTTTTATTTGGCATCCATTACAATTACCAAACAATCGATTTCCAATCGGCAAAGGGACTCCCCCAACAACACCAATGGATTGGTTTCCAATTAGGAAAAGTCTTTTAA
- a CDS encoding MFS transporter — translation MKNHSLGGRLWFVLILFGLVGQIAWSVENIYFNLFIYNTISKSTSSVTLMVQLSGIVATFTTLIAGILSDKLGNRKYFISLGYLFWGLLTLSFAFVSKENTSNWFGISDESQIITLTIAIVITLDCIMTAFGSTSNDAAFNAFVTDNTGNARSLAEGVLSAMPLIAMLIVAGGFGMIVTAFGYPGLFVGVGTLMSLSGILGLWVIQDHPNLTKQNSNFIGDLLYGFKLSVILNHKRLYLYFLAMGIYGIASQIYMPYLIIFMQEYLSFNAIQYSIVLACVILGASFITIFLGKQFDGKNKDKLLIQYSFLYILGMISLYIVSKFLKGYDTNLVMIFVGFTSLILITGFVLVLALLGAQIRDFTPIENTGKLQGIRMIFFVLIPMFIGPMIGQKINESTNLTYIDPTNGSIAHVPSPEIFITGAVFCLLIFYPLTLIRKGNLN, via the coding sequence ATGAAGAATCACAGTTTGGGTGGCCGCCTCTGGTTTGTTTTAATTTTATTTGGACTTGTTGGTCAAATCGCATGGTCTGTTGAAAACATTTACTTTAATTTATTCATTTATAATACAATTTCCAAAAGTACCTCCTCTGTCACATTAATGGTTCAATTGAGTGGAATTGTTGCGACATTTACAACTTTAATTGCGGGGATTTTATCAGACAAACTTGGTAACAGGAAGTATTTCATCTCATTAGGATATTTATTTTGGGGATTACTTACTTTGTCCTTTGCTTTTGTATCAAAAGAAAATACAAGCAATTGGTTCGGAATATCAGATGAATCACAAATCATAACACTAACAATCGCAATTGTTATCACTTTAGATTGTATTATGACTGCTTTCGGTTCAACATCCAACGATGCAGCCTTTAATGCATTTGTAACAGATAACACTGGTAATGCGAGAAGTTTAGCAGAAGGTGTTTTGTCGGCAATGCCACTCATTGCAATGTTAATTGTCGCTGGTGGATTTGGCATGATAGTGACAGCTTTTGGTTACCCTGGCCTTTTTGTTGGAGTGGGAACATTAATGTCTTTGTCGGGGATACTTGGGTTATGGGTCATACAAGATCACCCAAACCTTACAAAACAAAATTCAAATTTTATCGGAGATTTATTATATGGATTCAAATTATCGGTAATTTTAAATCACAAACGATTGTATTTGTACTTTTTAGCAATGGGTATTTATGGAATTGCTAGCCAAATTTATATGCCTTACTTGATCATTTTTATGCAAGAATATCTAAGTTTTAATGCCATACAGTATTCCATTGTACTTGCGTGTGTGATTCTAGGAGCAAGCTTCATCACCATATTTCTTGGCAAACAATTCGATGGAAAAAACAAAGATAAATTGCTAATTCAATATTCATTCCTCTATATTCTGGGAATGATATCGTTATACATTGTCTCAAAATTTCTAAAAGGATACGATACAAACCTTGTGATGATATTTGTTGGTTTCACAAGTTTAATCTTAATCACTGGTTTTGTTTTAGTACTAGCTCTGTTAGGTGCACAAATCCGAGATTTTACTCCGATTGAAAACACGGGCAAACTACAAGGGATCCGTATGATTTTCTTTGTGTTAATACCTATGTTCATTGGACCAATGATTGGTCAAAAAATAAACGAATCGACAAATTTGACCTACATAGATCCAACAAATGGAAGTATTGCACATGTCCCATCACCAGAAATTTTTATCACTGGCGCAGTATTTTGTTTATTAATATTTTATCCACTAACATTGATTAGAAAAGGAAATCTAAATTAA